A genomic region of Streptomyces rimosus contains the following coding sequences:
- a CDS encoding GMC oxidoreductase, translating to MDGESATVVVIGSGAGGAPLTHTLVRAGHRVVVLEKGPLLRTQAQSPGGLSDFKRDECFATGSEKRITVQGVANTGESFYSSHVEPDLNDEPHVYRDSDGRDRVTIEGYTAQLVGGGTQLYGGVSPRFTPEDLRLATLNASRGDLRDDPGGEVRREARDWPLDYAALEPYYTRAEELVGINGTWGGQAKVPSQDRYQPPLDPNPISAYAAAGMDALGMRRYRTPLAVITRDHPPSGRTVPADADSIKTAFVNRYGDPLGLKSNVWVSLLAPLREVNGSGGLDLRANCTVTHLEADGPRVTKVHYRDPGGWPRTITAGTVVVACSAIESVRLLQLSGLLDPAFDKRVNANGLLGRYFLTHCFGGAQCIVPERADKSRTLDSDWATDHCARPEWFRAQGLWAGGVIYNNTSDGALPLSLARTWHAMDMDSMWKGYLYDTGIVGDGFEDYLEDSFGRRLSVAFMANQVPQRENRIELHPSVTDKWGRPVAYIIKSWHPHDRALMDTLAEQCRQILVRGGDVRDVSSGSVGGSVVRIANHVLGGARFGTNAADSVLDPDCRVWNFDNLYVTDGAFMPTSGSANPTLTIEANSFRVGDVLLDRVGRT from the coding sequence ATGGACGGGGAGAGTGCCACGGTCGTCGTCATCGGCAGTGGCGCGGGCGGCGCACCGCTCACCCACACACTGGTACGGGCGGGCCACCGGGTCGTCGTCCTGGAGAAGGGGCCGCTGCTGCGCACCCAGGCGCAGAGCCCCGGCGGCCTGTCGGACTTCAAGCGGGACGAGTGCTTCGCCACCGGTTCGGAGAAGCGCATCACCGTCCAGGGCGTGGCCAACACCGGCGAGTCGTTCTACTCCAGCCATGTGGAGCCGGACCTGAACGACGAGCCGCACGTCTACCGCGACAGCGACGGCCGGGACCGGGTCACCATCGAGGGTTACACGGCCCAATTGGTCGGCGGTGGAACGCAGTTGTACGGCGGGGTGTCGCCCCGCTTCACCCCCGAGGACCTGCGGCTGGCCACCCTGAACGCGTCGCGGGGCGACCTGCGCGACGACCCGGGCGGCGAGGTGCGCCGGGAGGCCCGCGACTGGCCGCTGGACTACGCCGCGCTGGAGCCGTACTACACCAGGGCCGAGGAGCTGGTCGGCATCAACGGGACGTGGGGGGGCCAGGCCAAGGTCCCGTCCCAGGACCGCTATCAGCCGCCGCTCGACCCCAATCCGATCAGCGCGTACGCCGCCGCCGGGATGGACGCGCTCGGCATGCGCCGCTACCGCACCCCGCTCGCCGTCATCACCCGCGACCACCCGCCCAGCGGCCGTACGGTGCCCGCCGACGCGGACAGCATCAAGACGGCGTTCGTCAACCGCTACGGCGACCCGCTGGGCCTGAAATCCAACGTCTGGGTGTCGCTGCTGGCGCCGCTGCGCGAGGTGAACGGCAGCGGCGGCCTGGACCTGCGGGCCAACTGCACCGTCACCCACCTGGAGGCGGACGGGCCGCGCGTGACCAAGGTGCACTACCGCGACCCGGGCGGCTGGCCCCGTACGATCACCGCCGGGACCGTCGTCGTGGCCTGCTCGGCGATCGAGTCCGTACGGCTGCTCCAGCTCTCCGGCCTGCTCGACCCGGCCTTCGACAAGCGCGTCAACGCCAACGGCCTGCTGGGCCGCTACTTCCTGACCCACTGCTTCGGCGGCGCCCAGTGCATCGTCCCGGAGCGCGCCGACAAGTCCAGGACGCTGGACTCGGACTGGGCCACCGACCACTGCGCGCGCCCCGAGTGGTTCCGCGCCCAGGGCCTGTGGGCGGGCGGCGTGATCTACAACAACACCTCCGACGGCGCCCTGCCCCTCTCCCTCGCCCGCACCTGGCACGCGATGGACATGGACAGCATGTGGAAGGGCTACCTCTACGACACCGGCATCGTCGGCGACGGCTTCGAGGACTACCTGGAGGACAGCTTCGGGCGGCGCCTGTCCGTGGCGTTCATGGCCAACCAGGTGCCGCAGCGGGAGAACCGCATCGAGCTGCACCCGAGCGTGACCGACAAGTGGGGCCGCCCGGTCGCGTACATCATCAAGTCCTGGCATCCGCACGACCGGGCGCTGATGGACACCCTCGCCGAGCAGTGCCGGCAGATCCTGGTGCGCGGCGGTGACGTGCGCGACGTCAGCTCGGGTTCGGTGGGCGGGTCGGTCGTACGGATCGCCAACCACGTACTGGGCGGTGCCCGGTTCGGCACGAACGCCGCGGACTCCGTCCTCGATCCCGACTGCCGGGTCTGGAACTTCGACAACCTCTACGTCACCGACGGGGCGTTCATGCCGACCTCGGGCAGCGCCAACCCGACGCTGACCATCGAGGCGAACTCCTTCCGCGTCGGTGACGTGCTGCTCGACAGGGTCGGGAGGACGTGA
- a CDS encoding NAD(P)/FAD-dependent oxidoreductase, whose product MVAESRTGRRPRVVIVGAGFAGYECARTLAKKARGAAEIVLVNPNDYFLYLPLLPEVSAGILEPRRVSVSLTGTLPGVRLVLGQVGGVDLKGRRVEYTDPEGRTGSLGYDRLVLTVGSVNKLLPIPGVAEHAHGFRGMPEALYLRDHMTRQIELAGAAEDPAERAVRTTFVVVGAGYTGTEVAAHGVTFTRSLARHNAGLRGEPQPRWILLDLADRVLPELDERLSRTAHRVLTKRGVEIRTKTSVKEATSDGVLLDDGTSVDTRSLIWCVGVRPDPLVESLGLPTERGRLCVDEFLTVPGHPEVLACGDAAAVPDLTRPGQMTPMTAQHAQRQGKVAAHNVAASYGQGEPRAYKHHDLGFMVDLGGVQAAANPLHIPLSGPVANAVTRGYHLMAMPGNRVRVAADWLLDAALPRQGVQLGLVRSWSVPLDTAAPELARIPADGRAGERTTAHDTPEEPRKAEGS is encoded by the coding sequence ATGGTGGCGGAGAGCCGTACCGGGCGGCGGCCGCGCGTGGTGATCGTGGGGGCCGGGTTCGCCGGATACGAGTGCGCCCGCACGCTCGCCAAAAAGGCCCGCGGCGCCGCTGAGATCGTGCTGGTCAACCCCAACGACTACTTTCTCTACCTGCCGCTGCTGCCCGAGGTCTCGGCCGGGATCCTGGAGCCGCGGCGGGTGTCGGTGTCGCTGACCGGCACGCTGCCCGGCGTCCGGCTGGTCCTCGGCCAGGTCGGCGGCGTGGACCTCAAGGGCCGCCGCGTCGAGTACACCGACCCGGAGGGCCGTACCGGCTCGCTCGGCTACGACCGCCTTGTCCTGACCGTCGGCAGCGTCAACAAGCTGCTGCCCATCCCGGGCGTCGCCGAGCACGCGCACGGCTTCCGCGGCATGCCGGAGGCGCTGTACCTGCGCGACCACATGACCCGGCAGATCGAGCTGGCGGGCGCCGCCGAGGACCCCGCCGAACGGGCCGTCCGCACCACCTTCGTCGTGGTCGGCGCGGGCTACACCGGCACCGAGGTCGCCGCGCACGGCGTGACCTTCACCCGGTCGCTGGCGCGCCACAACGCCGGACTGCGCGGCGAGCCGCAGCCCCGCTGGATCCTGCTGGACCTCGCCGACCGGGTGCTCCCGGAGCTGGACGAACGGCTGTCGCGCACCGCGCACCGGGTGCTCACCAAGCGGGGCGTCGAGATCCGTACCAAGACCTCCGTCAAGGAAGCCACCTCCGACGGGGTGCTGCTGGACGACGGTACGTCGGTCGACACCCGCTCGCTGATCTGGTGCGTCGGCGTACGGCCCGACCCGCTGGTGGAGTCGCTGGGCCTGCCCACCGAACGCGGCCGGCTGTGCGTGGACGAGTTCCTCACCGTGCCCGGCCACCCCGAGGTGCTCGCCTGCGGCGACGCCGCCGCCGTACCGGACCTGACCCGGCCGGGCCAGATGACGCCGATGACCGCCCAGCACGCACAGCGCCAGGGCAAGGTCGCGGCCCACAACGTCGCCGCCTCCTACGGGCAGGGCGAGCCCCGCGCCTACAAGCACCACGACCTGGGCTTCATGGTCGACCTCGGCGGGGTGCAGGCCGCCGCCAACCCGCTGCACATCCCGCTGTCCGGGCCGGTCGCCAACGCGGTGACCCGCGGCTACCACCTGATGGCGATGCCCGGCAACCGCGTCCGGGTCGCCGCCGACTGGCTGCTGGACGCGGCGCTGCCGCGCCAGGGCGTCCAGCTCGGCCTGGTGCGCTCCTGGTCCGTGCCGCTGGACACGGCGGCGCCCGAACTGGCCCGGATACCGGCGGACGGACGCGCGGGGGAGCGCACGACGGCGCACGACACGCCCGAAGAACCCCGAAAAGCGGAAGGAAGCTGA
- a CDS encoding phosphatidylinositol-specific phospholipase C domain-containing protein — MSRTRCAGTAAVAAAVVVALAGPAGAAQPAGSYGATTSVGVHNAYEKDKYPYLADALDSGASLIELDVWTNALGKSWRVSHSNPFGNNSNCVNAATAGELRTKKRDQDLGGCLADMKAWHDANPGHRPVTVKVEMKDGFNDKGGRGPAAFDALVRSRLGDAVYGPGDLAAGHRDLDEAVQANGWPTRSALNGKFLFELIPGTVEEGNPLDKLWTDREYATHLKNLAAQGKLNQATAFPAVHGAAAGDPRTRYTETALRPWFVVFDGDAATYLKNGIDTAWYDQRHYLLIMTDAHKVAPVIDGTRPTETEALARVNQLAAAHGSIVTADWYPLPKVLRTVVPRGK, encoded by the coding sequence ATGAGCAGAACACGGTGCGCGGGAACGGCCGCGGTCGCGGCGGCGGTGGTCGTGGCGCTGGCGGGCCCGGCCGGCGCGGCACAGCCCGCCGGATCGTACGGCGCGACCACGTCCGTCGGCGTCCACAACGCCTACGAGAAGGACAAGTACCCGTACTTGGCGGACGCGTTGGACTCCGGCGCGAGCCTGATCGAACTGGACGTGTGGACCAACGCGCTGGGCAAGTCCTGGCGGGTCTCGCACAGCAACCCGTTCGGCAACAACAGCAACTGCGTGAACGCCGCCACCGCGGGCGAGCTGCGCACGAAGAAGCGCGACCAGGACCTCGGCGGCTGCCTCGCCGACATGAAGGCGTGGCACGACGCCAACCCCGGCCACCGGCCGGTCACGGTCAAGGTCGAGATGAAGGACGGCTTCAACGACAAGGGCGGCCGGGGCCCGGCGGCCTTCGACGCACTGGTCCGCTCCCGGCTCGGCGACGCGGTGTACGGGCCCGGCGACCTGGCCGCAGGCCACCGCGACCTCGACGAGGCCGTACAGGCGAACGGCTGGCCCACCCGCTCCGCACTGAACGGCAAGTTCCTCTTCGAGCTGATACCCGGCACGGTCGAGGAGGGCAACCCGCTCGACAAGCTGTGGACCGACCGCGAGTACGCCACCCACCTGAAGAACCTCGCCGCCCAGGGCAAGCTGAACCAGGCCACCGCCTTCCCCGCGGTACACGGCGCGGCGGCGGGCGACCCGCGCACCCGCTACACCGAAACCGCGCTGCGCCCCTGGTTCGTGGTCTTCGACGGCGACGCCGCCACGTACCTGAAGAACGGCATCGACACCGCCTGGTACGACCAGCGGCACTACCTGCTGATCATGACCGACGCGCACAAGGTGGCCCCGGTCATCGACGGCACCAGGCCCACCGAGACCGAGGCGCTGGCCCGCGTCAACCAGCTGGCCGCGGCCCACGGCAGCATCGTGACCGCCGACTGGTACCCGCTGCCGAAGGTCCTCAGGACCGTGGTGCCGCGCGGCAAGTAG
- a CDS encoding transketolase has protein sequence MTKQNDPGAETARYDRLRELGQQLRVDSVRAADAAGSGHPTSSMSAADLAAVLLSEYLRYDFADPENPGNDHLIFSKGHASPLVYSMGKAAGALTDEQLLTFRKNGSLLEGHPTPRIPWVDVATGSLGQGLPIGVGLALAGRDLDRVPYRVWVLCGDSEMAEGSMWEAFEHAGYEKLANLTAIIDVNRLGQRGPTRHGWDLDAYARRIRAFDWHTIEVDGHDVEAVDRAYAEAVATTDKPTAIIAKTRKGQGVREVADQEGKHGKPLKDAAEAIQELGGVRDLHVDVHPPRDAASRLRSGGGEPELPDYKVGDAVATRNAFGEALAALGAVRGDVVALDGEVGDSTRAAFFADAHGDRYFECYIAEQQMVAAAVGMQVRGWVPYATTFAAFLSRAYDFVRMAAVSRADLNLVGSHAGVAIGEDGPSQMGLEDLAAFRAVHGSTVLYPCDANQAARLTAAMAGERGIRYLRTSRGESPVIYGPGEDFPIGGSKTLRATPEDRVTIVAAGITVHEALAAADTLAGEGVPARVIDLYSLKPVDLPTLREAAEVTGRIITVEDHHPEGGLGDAVLDAFTDGRPVPRLARLAVRTMPGSASPEEQLRAAGIDAQAIAATARGLLTETP, from the coding sequence ATGACCAAGCAGAACGACCCGGGTGCGGAGACCGCCCGGTACGACCGGCTGCGCGAGCTAGGGCAACAGCTGCGCGTCGACTCCGTGCGCGCCGCCGACGCGGCCGGCTCCGGCCACCCGACCTCCTCGATGTCCGCTGCCGACCTGGCCGCGGTGCTGCTGAGCGAGTATCTGCGCTACGACTTCGCCGACCCCGAGAACCCCGGCAACGACCACCTCATCTTCTCCAAGGGGCACGCCTCGCCCCTGGTGTACTCGATGGGCAAGGCGGCCGGGGCGCTCACCGACGAGCAGCTGCTGACCTTCCGCAAGAACGGCAGCCTGCTGGAGGGGCACCCCACCCCGCGCATCCCGTGGGTGGACGTGGCCACCGGCTCGCTCGGCCAGGGGCTGCCCATCGGCGTCGGCCTCGCGCTGGCCGGCCGCGACCTGGACCGCGTCCCGTACCGCGTATGGGTGCTGTGCGGCGACAGCGAGATGGCCGAGGGCTCGATGTGGGAGGCGTTCGAGCACGCCGGGTACGAGAAGCTGGCCAACCTCACCGCGATCATCGACGTGAACCGGCTCGGCCAGCGCGGACCCACCCGGCACGGCTGGGACCTGGACGCCTACGCCCGCCGTATCCGGGCCTTCGACTGGCACACGATCGAGGTGGACGGCCACGACGTGGAGGCGGTGGACCGCGCGTACGCCGAGGCGGTCGCCACCACCGACAAGCCCACCGCGATCATCGCCAAGACCCGCAAGGGCCAGGGCGTACGCGAGGTGGCCGACCAGGAGGGCAAGCACGGCAAGCCGCTGAAGGACGCGGCCGAGGCGATCCAGGAGCTGGGCGGCGTCCGCGATCTGCACGTGGACGTACACCCGCCGCGGGACGCCGCGTCGCGGCTGCGGTCCGGCGGCGGTGAGCCCGAGCTGCCGGACTACAAGGTCGGCGACGCGGTCGCCACCCGCAACGCCTTCGGCGAGGCGCTCGCCGCGCTCGGCGCCGTCCGCGGCGACGTGGTCGCGCTGGACGGCGAGGTCGGCGACTCCACCCGCGCCGCCTTCTTCGCCGACGCGCACGGCGACCGGTACTTCGAGTGCTACATCGCCGAGCAGCAGATGGTGGCCGCCGCGGTCGGCATGCAGGTACGCGGCTGGGTGCCGTACGCCACCACCTTCGCCGCCTTCCTCAGCCGCGCCTACGACTTCGTGCGGATGGCCGCCGTCAGCCGGGCCGACCTCAACCTCGTCGGGTCGCACGCGGGCGTCGCCATCGGCGAGGACGGGCCGTCGCAGATGGGCCTGGAGGACCTGGCCGCGTTCCGCGCGGTGCACGGCAGCACCGTGCTGTACCCGTGCGACGCCAACCAGGCGGCCCGGCTGACCGCCGCCATGGCCGGCGAGCGCGGCATCCGCTATCTGCGCACGTCCCGGGGCGAGAGCCCGGTCATCTACGGGCCGGGGGAGGACTTCCCGATCGGCGGCAGCAAGACGCTGCGCGCGACACCCGAGGACCGGGTCACGATCGTGGCCGCGGGCATCACCGTCCACGAGGCGCTGGCCGCCGCCGACACCCTGGCCGGCGAGGGCGTGCCCGCCCGCGTCATCGACCTGTACTCCCTCAAGCCGGTGGACCTGCCCACGCTGCGGGAGGCGGCCGAGGTCACCGGGCGGATCATCACCGTCGAGGACCACCACCCCGAGGGCGGCCTCGGCGACGCGGTGCTGGACGCCTTCACCGACGGCCGGCCGGTGCCGCGCCTGGCCCGGCTCGCGGTGCGCACCATGCCCGGCTCCGCGTCGCCGGAGGAGCAGCTGCGGGCGGCCGGGATCGACGCGCAGGCGATCGCGGCGACGGCGCGCGGACTGCTCACCGAGACGCCGTAG
- a CDS encoding gluconate 2-dehydrogenase subunit 3 family protein has protein sequence MKTEVIEKDDQYVLNHCTKYLARESRDARHDFGQYPPGDDRAAICEAWRFPVVDAHWDGVSAASSYPYNDVTFVHDGRRTTPSSVAVLGTFGPLHSPVPLRPLAFAGEPTGFWAVTVRVPKGQVHTYKFAVDGAYVLDPVNPQRAVLDNGEPWSRFFTDACTVPLSFSRAERDLLGRLVRHLLPFRLDENRRFIRGVYESLDRAGRDEEFPLAYQLDDEVGTVNYIDKLIARQEQHNADDYHTCLKIIGEILRSRFGGLDPATAPPEMFADLYRQMETEKVDGWDYSRYGSPRYFLLLLRRHAMTGAFVHPKHGGNSGAAGWMYLESRFRDARDATLFDWRRALESPLGHNTDYRG, from the coding sequence GTGAAGACCGAGGTCATCGAGAAGGACGATCAGTACGTACTGAATCACTGCACCAAATACCTCGCCAGGGAGAGCCGGGACGCGCGCCATGATTTCGGGCAGTACCCGCCCGGCGACGACCGGGCGGCGATCTGCGAGGCGTGGCGCTTCCCGGTCGTGGACGCGCACTGGGACGGGGTGTCGGCGGCCTCCTCGTATCCGTACAACGACGTCACCTTCGTCCACGACGGCCGCCGCACCACGCCTTCCTCGGTGGCCGTGCTGGGCACGTTCGGGCCGCTGCACTCGCCGGTCCCCTTGCGTCCGCTGGCCTTCGCGGGCGAGCCGACCGGCTTCTGGGCCGTCACCGTGCGGGTGCCCAAGGGGCAGGTGCACACGTACAAGTTCGCGGTGGACGGGGCGTATGTGCTCGACCCGGTCAACCCGCAGCGCGCCGTCCTGGACAACGGCGAGCCGTGGTCGCGCTTCTTCACCGACGCCTGCACCGTGCCGCTGTCGTTCAGCCGTGCCGAGCGCGATCTGCTGGGCCGGCTGGTGCGCCATCTGCTGCCCTTCCGGCTCGACGAGAACCGGCGGTTCATCCGCGGGGTGTACGAGTCGCTGGATCGGGCGGGCCGGGACGAGGAATTCCCGCTGGCCTATCAGCTGGACGACGAGGTGGGTACGGTCAACTACATCGACAAACTGATCGCCCGCCAGGAACAGCACAACGCCGACGATTACCACACCTGCCTCAAAATCATCGGTGAAATCCTGCGGTCCCGCTTCGGCGGACTCGACCCGGCGACCGCGCCTCCGGAAATGTTCGCGGATCTCTACCGGCAGATGGAAACCGAGAAGGTGGACGGCTGGGACTACTCCCGCTACGGAAGTCCCCGGTACTTCCTGCTGCTTCTGCGTCGGCACGCGATGACCGGCGCGTTCGTCCACCCGAAACACGGCGGGAATTCCGGCGCGGCGGGCTGGATGTATCTGGAGAGCCGGTTCCGGGACGCGCGGGACGCCACGCTCTTCGACTGGCGGCGGGCGCTGGAGTCCCCGCTGGGCCACAACACCGACTACCGCGGCTGA
- a CDS encoding alcohol dehydrogenase catalytic domain-containing protein: MGELPTPEPGPGELRIRLAFSGINPGDVKKRQIWLGAATPGFPLIVPHSDGAGVVDAVGDGVSAAWVGRRAWCSYAQSYRPQGTAAQYTVVPEGCVGALPDSVSAEQGACLGIPGITAHRALFADGPVTGRTVVVAGALGSVGRAAAVLARRAGALVIGTVMRPDQLGELRELGVDRAVCRGVPEAAGTEADATGPCRNGADADEDWEDTGPYWEPDGADVLDAVLALTGGRGADRIVEVAFDADADLDARLLAPGGTIAAYATGAAAPALPFWPLAFKNATVRLLGYDDFPREAVRLAVPDITAAAAASALRYPIAAVHPLDAIADAHEAVEHPRTPGRVLLALPG; encoded by the coding sequence GTGGGGGAACTGCCCACTCCCGAGCCGGGCCCCGGTGAGTTGCGCATCCGGCTGGCGTTCTCCGGGATCAATCCGGGGGACGTGAAGAAACGGCAGATCTGGCTGGGCGCCGCCACGCCCGGATTCCCCCTGATCGTGCCGCACAGCGACGGCGCGGGGGTGGTGGACGCCGTCGGTGACGGGGTGTCCGCCGCCTGGGTGGGCCGCCGCGCCTGGTGCTCGTACGCACAGAGCTACCGGCCGCAGGGCACCGCCGCCCAGTACACGGTCGTCCCGGAGGGCTGCGTCGGCGCCTTGCCCGACAGCGTGTCCGCCGAGCAGGGCGCCTGCCTGGGCATCCCCGGCATCACCGCACACCGCGCGCTGTTCGCGGACGGCCCGGTGACCGGACGGACGGTGGTGGTGGCGGGCGCGCTCGGCAGCGTCGGCCGCGCGGCGGCCGTCCTGGCACGCCGGGCCGGTGCCCTGGTGATCGGCACGGTCATGCGCCCGGACCAGCTCGGCGAGTTGCGGGAGCTGGGGGTGGACCGGGCGGTGTGCCGGGGGGTTCCGGAAGCGGCGGGTACGGAAGCGGACGCGACCGGCCCCTGCCGGAACGGAGCGGACGCCGATGAGGACTGGGAGGACACCGGCCCGTACTGGGAGCCGGACGGCGCGGACGTCCTCGACGCCGTACTGGCCCTGACCGGCGGCCGCGGCGCCGACCGCATCGTCGAGGTCGCCTTCGACGCCGACGCCGACCTCGACGCGCGGCTGCTCGCCCCCGGTGGCACCATCGCCGCCTACGCGACCGGCGCCGCCGCCCCCGCACTGCCCTTCTGGCCGCTGGCCTTCAAGAACGCGACCGTACGGCTGCTCGGCTACGACGACTTCCCCCGCGAGGCGGTGCGGCTGGCCGTACCGGACATCACGGCGGCGGCCGCCGCGTCCGCGCTGCGCTACCCCATAGCGGCCGTCCACCCGCTCGACGCCATCGCCGACGCCCACGAAGCCGTCGAGCACCCGAGGACACCGGGCCGCGTGCTGCTCGCACTGCCCGGCTGA